A genome region from Candidatus Gracilibacteria bacterium includes the following:
- a CDS encoding DUF421 domain-containing protein, which translates to MIEVIKSVFQYFPNLLLAVVVGLVGLQLLLRIFGKRSLAKIDGIDFASTIAIGSVLATMMVSETTSVLRGISVIAIILATQSAILLMYKYVPSIKSIFANSPYMLIENGKILQSNLDSSNLTKENLMEQLRIAGVRHIHDVDACVFETTGDISVIKKSDQSSDLIDEELFSGVKR; encoded by the coding sequence ATGATTGAAGTTATAAAGTCTGTTTTTCAATATTTTCCCAATTTACTTCTAGCAGTTGTAGTTGGACTGGTTGGACTTCAATTACTATTGCGTATATTTGGAAAAAGATCTCTCGCAAAAATAGATTGAATAGATTTCGCTTCCACGATTGCCATTTGATCTGTCCTTGCAACCATGATGGTGAGTGAAACGACATCTGTATTACGATGAATCTCAGTTATTGCTATTATATTAGCTACTCAGTCGGCTATTTTGCTTATGTATAAGTATGTTCCAAGCATAAAGTCTATTTTTGCTAATTCTCCATATATGCTTATAGAAAATGGAAAAATACTACAATCAAACCTAGATTCATCAAATCTTACGAAAGAGAATCTCATGGAGCAATTAAGAATAGCATGAGTACGACATATCCATGATGTTGACGCGTGCGTATTTGAAACCACTGGTGATATTTCTGTCATCAAAAAATCTGATCAGTCATCTGATCTAATTGACGAAGAACTATTCAGTTGAGTAAAGAGATAA
- the tpx gene encoding thiol peroxidase — translation MMKHVAVLSLLSISLIACTDEVVESKSTMSFEIPAIFTQVDNSNPITVNGNEIQLSGDKLIVGDVLTDIALDKRADFFDTVGTGSINDYSGYKLIETVPSLDTPVCTLQTQQLEFAAGEFEDVTFIVISNDTPFALQRFCAANKIENLQVMSDARTREFGKQNSLYMEDYGLLTRSIMIVDENNVIQYIEYADEVTSELDLLNALAFLKDITTQ, via the coding sequence ATGATGAAACATGTAGCCGTATTATCACTTCTAAGTATAAGTCTCATAGCTTGCACTGATGAAGTAGTAGAATCTAAGTCTACTATGAGTTTTGAGATACCTGCTATATTTACACAAGTTGATAACTCAAATCCTATCACCGTAAATGGAAATGAGATACAACTCAGTGGAGACAAACTCATTGTATGAGACGTACTTACTGACATAGCATTAGACAAACGAGCTGATTTTTTTGATACAGTATGAACTGGATCCATCAACGATTACTCTGGTTATAAACTCATAGAAACCGTTCCTTCGCTAGATACACCTGTTTGTACTTTACAAACTCAACAATTAGAATTTGCTGCAGGAGAATTTGAGGATGTGACATTTATTGTTATTTCTAATGACACTCCCTTTGCACTACAAAGATTTTGCGCTGCTAATAAAATAGAAAATCTCCAGGTTATGAGTGACGCGCGGACTCGAGAATTTGGGAAACAAAATAGTCTCTACATGGAGGATTATGGACTCCTGACTCGATCTATTATGATTGTTGATGAAAATAATGTTATACAGTATATTGAATATGCAGACGAAGTAACTTCTGAGCTCGATCTTCTCAACGCACTCGCTTTTCTGAAAGATATTACGACTCAATAA
- a CDS encoding multicopper oxidase family protein has product MNKNYILYSIIGVLILIIGAGASYIFMSHMNMNMEGMDMENGMNMGTDTFPGYDQGMADHCVMMAEMAGCEPYNELRNKNASGDPMKMDTSFMDIDPATLPDARKVETVELKDGDSYKMEVTLVKKDIGNNSVTMLAYNGSVPGPILKAPTGAKINVEFVNSVPGLETTLHSHGLRGDYTMDGVPKDMGGTQDVMNTGDSFTYVLDFPDTGVFWYHPHVREDMQQELGLYGNFIAEPTSADFYNPVNKESTIILDDILMENDKIANLPDDFANYAIMGRFGNTMLINGETDFKLQANAGDVQRLYLTNVANTRVFNFEIPGAKMKLVGGDIGKYEKEVFIDSVIIAPAERYIVEVYFPNSGNFDMQNTKPESISKLGTVVVAENKTGTPNTNIVAAFNNLRTNNDVVTDIDTYRKFFDGPVDKKIELDIDMMGMNMNMMGEDDDHGGIEWEDNMVQMNKMHTSGMLDWKIIEPSTGKSNMDINWNFKVGDVVKVRIQNNADGDHPMQHPIHFHGQRFLVIDENGTKSNNLVWKDTVLVKKGEYVDILIDMSNPGKWMAHCHIAEHLSSRMMMNFTVSE; this is encoded by the coding sequence ATGAATAAAAATTATATATTATATTCTATAATTTGAGTATTAATACTTATTATAGGAGCGGGTGCAAGCTATATATTTATGTCACATATGAATATGAATATGGAAGGTATGGATATGGAAAATGGAATGAACATGTGAACTGACACATTTCCTTGATATGACCAAGGGATGGCAGATCATTGTGTTATGATGGCAGAAATGGCTGGATGTGAGCCATATAATGAACTAAGAAATAAAAATGCATCAGGAGATCCTATGAAAATGGATACTTCATTTATGGATATAGATCCAGCAACTCTTCCAGATGCTCGAAAAGTTGAAACCGTAGAACTCAAAGATGGAGATAGCTATAAAATGGAAGTGACACTTGTGAAAAAAGATATAGGAAACAATAGTGTTACCATGCTCGCTTATAATGGCTCAGTTCCTGGACCAATTCTCAAGGCTCCAACGGGTGCTAAAATAAATGTAGAGTTTGTAAATTCTGTTCCTTGACTTGAAACAACGCTGCATTCGCATGGATTACGATGAGATTACACGATGGATGGAGTACCAAAGGATATGGGTGGAACACAAGATGTTATGAATACGTGAGATAGTTTTACATACGTACTAGATTTTCCAGATACAGGAGTATTTTGGTACCACCCTCACGTTCGTGAAGATATGCAACAAGAACTTGGTTTATACGGAAATTTTATTGCTGAACCAACTTCAGCTGATTTTTATAATCCAGTCAATAAAGAATCTACTATCATCTTGGATGATATCCTTATGGAAAATGATAAAATAGCGAATCTACCAGATGATTTTGCGAACTATGCGATTATGGGAAGATTTGGAAATACTATGCTCATTAATGGTGAGACAGACTTCAAACTTCAAGCAAATGCTTGAGATGTGCAAAGACTCTATCTCACGAATGTTGCAAATACCAGAGTATTTAACTTTGAAATACCAGGCGCGAAGATGAAACTCGTTTGAGGAGATATTGGAAAATATGAAAAGGAAGTATTTATTGATTCAGTTATTATTGCTCCAGCTGAGAGATATATTGTAGAAGTATATTTTCCTAATAGTTGAAACTTTGATATGCAAAATACGAAACCAGAAAGTATTTCAAAACTGTGAACGGTAGTAGTTGCGGAGAACAAGACTTGAACTCCTAATACAAACATTGTTGCAGCATTTAATAACCTTAGAACGAATAATGACGTTGTTACAGATATTGATACCTATAGAAAGTTCTTTGATGGTCCAGTTGATAAAAAAATAGAGCTCGATATTGATATGATGGGTATGAATATGAATATGATGTGAGAAGATGATGATCATGGATGAATAGAATGGGAAGACAATATGGTTCAAATGAATAAAATGCATACTTCTGGAATGCTAGATTGGAAAATTATTGAACCATCTACTTGAAAAAGTAATATGGATATAAATTGGAACTTTAAAGTGTGAGATGTTGTAAAAGTCAGAATCCAAAATAATGCTGATGGAGATCATCCAATGCAACATCCGATTCATTTTCATGGTCAAAGATTTTTGGTGATAGATGAAAATGGAACAAAATCTAATAACTTAGTTTGGAAGGATACTGTTCTCGTAAAAAAAGGTGAGTATGTAGATATTCTTATTGATATGAGTAACCCAGGAAAATGGATGGCACACTGTCATATTGCTGAACATCTTTCATCTCGTATGATGATGAACTTTACCGTCAGTGAATAG